Sequence from the Flavobacterium sp. J372 genome:
GAAACCGATGGCTCAATAAAATCATCTGTAGATAAATTCTACGACCAGGCTGATTTACAGAAATGGGCTGAAATTACCGGTGCTAAACCAGGCGATCTTATATTGGTACTTTCAGGTGAAGCACACAAAACCCGGACACGCCTTAGCGCCCTGCGTATGGAACTGGCAACACGCCTTGGCCTGCGTAATCCGCAAGAATTCGCTCCGCTTTGGGTGCTCGATTTCCCACTGCTTGAGTGGGATGAAGAGTCTGAACGCTTCCACGCCATGCACCATCCGTTCACATCACCAAAACCGGAAGATATCGCACTATTGGAAACAAACCCGGGTGCAGTTCGCGCCAATGCCTATGACCTTGTGCTGAATGGTAACGAGATAGGCGGGGGTTCCATCAGGATACATGATAAAGCCACACAACAGCTTATGTTTAAATACCTTGGATTTAGCGAAGAGCAGGCCAAAGAGCAATTCGGCTTCCTTATGGATGCGTTCCAGTACGGTGCACCGCCACATGGCGGGCTTGCCTTTGGTTTTGACAGGCTTGTTGCCATACTGGGCGGACAGGAAACTATCCGAGACTTTATAGCCTTCCCTAAAAACAACAGCGGCCGCGATGTGATGATTGATGCCCCATCGGCTATTGAAGATGCACAATTACAAGAGCTGCATATAAAATTGAGAAGTTAAATTATTTATTAGGTTTTAAAAATCTTTGACAAAATTTAAAACTTTTTTAACAAGAAAGTTGTAAGCGTCATAATAAATTTTATCTTTACGCATTATTAATATTTTTTTATTACAGAATGCGAACAGGCAAAATTAAGTTTTACATTGAATCTAAAGGATATGGGTTCATAACTGATGACGAAACAGGACAAGATATTTTCGTTCACGCTACAGGCGTTAAGGCACAAAACCTTCGCGAAGGTGATGCAGTAAGCTATCAGGAAGAAGAAGGAAGAAAAGGTAAAGTAGCTGCTCAGGTAGAAGCTATAAGCTAA
This genomic interval carries:
- a CDS encoding cold-shock protein, coding for MRTGKIKFYIESKGYGFITDDETGQDIFVHATGVKAQNLREGDAVSYQEEEGRKGKVAAQVEAIS